A genomic window from Methanovulcanius yangii includes:
- a CDS encoding PKD domain-containing protein, which yields MKQFRRTTVLTILIILMALLVAAPASAANATTELTITKLASDGSTVLAQQTVDIPWMEANLPVYGDGITHYYHQGPVFKDDSDDAIEQALRWNPEEDANVLDKDMGAVKGTNLKDLCDLVGGMNDGEEVLVVAEDGLSKAFEWENVYNYTSREGPMVVTWYCDGLATYPDPYPSETGYWEGMRLVWFADNATNPFGVHAFGNYDWYLAADDDYWYYYYASPTEKYPTTTGLSVKWVAEITILSDDPALPTAAFTADVTGGVAPLTVQFTDLSIGDPAAWAWDFESDGTVDSTQQNPGHVYAAAGTYTVTLTVTNDGGSDDEVRADYITVTAAPVAPVAAFTADVTSGVAPLTVRFTDESTGVPTAWAWDFESDGTVDSTLQDTVFEYATPGTYTVTLTVTNAVGSDDEVKTDYITVTAPPAMDVLYDGAVTLAAGATFDVVAYDSSETYTVNETTPLGALDATGLAYDVTDKRYAYDSVLLLDNVETYLRKSPGYWYAYVNDVYKDGYMNTPAGLNVLELVEGDTVEFYYAAAVLDPADLAEVQGKATAAVLTIAEIASAPPTMDVLYDGAVTLAPGATFEVVPYNNLAMSYIVNETTPLGALDKAASAGGFTYDVTDSRWTFDEVLLLDNVDTYLYNDPGKWYAYVDGVFKDGYKNTPAGLNVIELVGGETVEFYYAADVVDKTDLAEVKAKATAAVLTDVELPLPYDVLFDGTVVLDPEATFDVVAYNSAATYIVNETTPLGALDKAASAGGFTYDVTDSRWTFDEVLLLDNVDVYLYNDPGKWYAYVDGVFKDGYKNNPAGLNVIELVGGETVEFYYAADVVDKTDLAEVQAKATAAVLTVVSTGVTPDDWTLELSGAMDETVSKAFFEEGLACPSSGHYVEWTDDDMNVWGGIPLWVLVSMVDDDPDVGPEHYNFNDAIAATDYEVEVIAGDGWSTTLSSVDIARNDGYIVANTLNGTELPLLTDGGKPFWPLQLKGAAVFGGQQVGNIARIELTGLPAPAEGWTLAMAGEVGDTITQSEFEEGLACPGSGHLVTYIDGDDTWSGVPLWVLLGAIDDYELYDHWTFNDGVAAGNYTINVIAEDGYTRTFYADDVARNDGYIVANMLNGTELDAEGGYPLKLIGPAVTSGKDKVGSIAAIEILELQTPAAAPGSWNLNLSGKITDVIPQAEFEEGLACPGSGHNVSWTDIDGNVWSGMPLWFLCGWVDDRIPHAFDATAAGAGYTITVKAGDGYSKAFASADVAWNDGYIVADKVNGAPLDESWPLRLVGDGVATDGALGGKAVGNIAEIELTEFGEPTEIPQLHIVKYGADGQTVADEVWIDYTEMMVQFDVIGDGETLHSYQAITGDPEDIWGVDNDTKGGVKISNAVKGTRVADLVGLVGGMGVGTDIVFIASDGYETVLPYTSIYPTAEIYEHQGDAIIAWYADGAFVPGYKDGMRLFFMPEDTIYGQWDMHESLPEGYWHYYFQSYSASDPVYGQYAPGIFYPSCAGTSAKYVTEIAVYSTAAAGWDLELDGTRIGGMTTTVDKAYFEAALACQFGANHDAEYTDADENVWAGMPLFFLQGFVDDADQHSDHAYNETLAAAGYDIIVAASDGYAKTFDSRDTIRSTGYLVANTMNGYAIPEDDASWPLRLLGENVSKRDNVKAVAAIVLNYAPNVTAIDAPTAAMTGDDVMLTAFFTDPYDTDAAVIDWGDGMNDTVSDVAGTVTGSHAYAAAGVYTINVTVTDSMGAEDMMSHTIEVAEPSPYDRTMALREYVIALELHQGTETSLLAKLDAALKQMEKNPKTAANILGAFVNNVEAQDGKKIPHDAAMYMIGEANEIIAMLMEDGTAPMGFTVMQQNTVASGTAVQSGSGTNDDTAATNDENAETNNDKGKSDNGNAGRNDDTAGANDSNADTNNDNAGENDDNDNDNDNGNAGNNGNHSGQTKEKSNNGNGKK from the coding sequence ATGAAACAATTCCGACGAACAACTGTATTGACGATACTGATTATTTTGATGGCTCTGCTCGTGGCTGCACCCGCAAGTGCGGCGAACGCGACCACCGAACTGACCATCACAAAGCTCGCGAGCGACGGGTCGACCGTCCTTGCGCAGCAGACCGTGGACATCCCGTGGATGGAGGCGAACCTCCCCGTCTACGGCGATGGGATAACGCACTACTACCACCAGGGGCCGGTCTTCAAGGACGACTCTGATGATGCAATCGAACAGGCGCTCCGGTGGAACCCGGAAGAGGATGCAAACGTCCTCGATAAGGACATGGGGGCCGTCAAGGGGACGAACCTGAAAGACCTCTGTGACCTTGTCGGCGGAATGAACGACGGTGAGGAAGTCCTCGTCGTGGCCGAAGACGGCTTATCCAAGGCGTTTGAGTGGGAGAACGTGTACAACTACACGTCCCGCGAAGGCCCGATGGTTGTCACGTGGTACTGCGACGGGCTTGCCACCTATCCCGACCCGTATCCCTCCGAGACGGGGTACTGGGAGGGCATGCGGCTCGTCTGGTTCGCTGACAACGCAACAAACCCCTTCGGCGTCCACGCCTTCGGGAACTATGACTGGTACCTTGCAGCGGATGACGACTACTGGTACTACTACTATGCCTCACCCACCGAGAAGTATCCCACCACCACGGGGCTCTCGGTGAAGTGGGTCGCCGAGATCACGATCCTTTCCGACGACCCCGCACTGCCGACCGCCGCATTCACGGCGGATGTGACGGGCGGTGTCGCCCCCCTGACCGTCCAGTTCACCGACCTGTCCATCGGTGACCCGGCGGCATGGGCGTGGGACTTCGAGAGCGACGGGACGGTGGATTCCACCCAGCAGAACCCGGGCCATGTCTATGCCGCCGCCGGCACGTACACCGTCACCCTCACCGTCACGAACGACGGGGGGAGTGACGACGAGGTCCGGGCGGACTACATCACGGTGACAGCGGCCCCGGTGGCACCCGTTGCCGCCTTCACGGCGGATGTGACGAGCGGTGTCGCTCCCCTGACCGTCCGGTTCACCGACGAGTCCACGGGTGTCCCGACCGCATGGGCATGGGACTTCGAGAGTGACGGCACGGTGGATTCCACCCTGCAGGATACGGTCTTTGAATACGCCACCCCCGGAACATACACGGTCACCCTCACCGTGACAAATGCCGTCGGCAGCGATGACGAGGTCAAGACGGACTACATCACGGTGACGGCGCCGCCTGCGATGGACGTCCTCTACGACGGTGCGGTGACGCTCGCCGCCGGTGCGACGTTCGATGTCGTCGCCTACGACTCCTCCGAGACGTATACGGTGAACGAGACGACGCCCCTCGGGGCGCTCGATGCGACCGGCCTCGCCTACGATGTGACCGACAAGCGCTACGCGTATGATTCGGTGCTCCTCCTCGACAACGTGGAGACCTATCTCCGGAAGAGCCCCGGGTACTGGTATGCCTATGTCAATGACGTCTACAAGGACGGCTACATGAACACGCCCGCGGGCCTGAACGTCCTTGAACTTGTGGAGGGCGACACCGTCGAGTTCTACTACGCGGCCGCCGTCCTCGACCCGGCTGACCTTGCCGAAGTGCAGGGGAAGGCGACGGCGGCGGTGCTCACAATCGCGGAGATCGCGTCTGCGCCGCCGACGATGGACGTCCTCTATGACGGTGCGGTGACGCTTGCGCCCGGTGCGACCTTCGAGGTCGTCCCGTACAACAACCTTGCGATGTCCTACATCGTGAACGAGACGACGCCCCTCGGGGCGCTCGATAAGGCTGCATCGGCCGGCGGGTTCACCTATGACGTGACCGACAGCCGGTGGACATTTGATGAGGTGCTCCTCCTCGACAACGTGGATACGTACCTGTACAATGACCCCGGCAAGTGGTATGCCTATGTCGACGGCGTCTTTAAGGACGGCTACAAGAACACCCCCGCGGGCCTCAACGTGATCGAACTTGTCGGCGGCGAGACCGTCGAGTTCTATTACGCGGCAGATGTCGTGGACAAAACCGACCTTGCCGAGGTGAAGGCGAAGGCGACCGCGGCGGTACTCACCGATGTCGAACTGCCGCTGCCGTATGATGTCCTCTTCGACGGCACGGTCGTCCTCGACCCGGAGGCGACCTTTGATGTCGTCGCCTACAACTCCGCTGCGACCTACATCGTAAACGAGACGACGCCCCTCGGGGCGCTCGATAAGGCTGCATCGGCCGGCGGGTTCACCTATGACGTGACCGACAGCCGGTGGACATTTGATGAGGTGCTCCTCCTCGACAACGTGGATGTGTACCTGTACAATGACCCCGGCAAGTGGTATGCCTATGTCGACGGCGTCTTTAAGGACGGCTACAAGAACAACCCCGCGGGCCTCAACGTGATCGAACTTGTCGGCGGCGAGACCGTCGAGTTCTATTACGCGGCAGATGTCGTGGACAAAACCGACCTTGCCGAGGTGCAGGCGAAGGCGACCGCGGCGGTCCTGACCGTCGTATCGACCGGTGTCACGCCGGACGACTGGACGCTCGAGCTCTCCGGCGCGATGGACGAGACCGTCTCGAAGGCATTCTTTGAAGAGGGCCTTGCCTGCCCGTCCTCCGGCCACTATGTCGAGTGGACCGACGACGACATGAACGTCTGGGGCGGCATCCCGCTCTGGGTGCTCGTTTCGATGGTCGACGACGACCCCGATGTCGGTCCCGAGCACTACAACTTCAACGACGCGATCGCCGCAACGGACTACGAAGTCGAAGTGATCGCGGGCGACGGGTGGTCGACGACGCTCTCCAGCGTTGACATCGCCCGCAATGACGGCTACATCGTTGCAAACACCCTCAACGGCACCGAACTCCCGCTCCTGACCGACGGCGGCAAGCCGTTCTGGCCGCTTCAGCTGAAGGGCGCTGCGGTCTTCGGCGGCCAGCAGGTGGGCAACATCGCCCGCATCGAGCTTACCGGCCTGCCGGCACCCGCCGAAGGCTGGACACTCGCGATGGCAGGGGAGGTCGGCGATACGATCACCCAGTCCGAGTTCGAGGAGGGCCTCGCGTGCCCCGGCTCCGGCCACCTCGTCACCTATATCGACGGGGACGACACCTGGTCTGGCGTGCCCCTCTGGGTGCTTCTTGGCGCCATCGATGACTACGAACTTTATGACCACTGGACCTTCAATGATGGTGTCGCCGCCGGCAACTACACGATCAACGTGATCGCAGAGGACGGGTACACGCGGACGTTCTACGCGGATGACGTTGCCCGTAACGACGGCTACATCGTCGCGAACATGCTGAACGGCACCGAACTCGACGCAGAGGGCGGCTACCCGCTCAAGCTCATCGGGCCTGCCGTCACCTCCGGCAAGGACAAGGTGGGGAGCATCGCCGCAATCGAGATTCTCGAGCTCCAGACGCCTGCCGCAGCGCCGGGCAGCTGGAACCTGAACCTCTCGGGGAAGATCACCGATGTGATCCCGCAGGCGGAGTTCGAGGAGGGTCTCGCCTGCCCCGGTTCAGGGCACAACGTTTCCTGGACTGATATCGACGGCAACGTCTGGTCGGGGATGCCGCTCTGGTTCCTCTGCGGATGGGTCGACGACCGCATCCCGCACGCGTTCGACGCGACCGCCGCGGGGGCCGGGTACACGATCACCGTGAAGGCCGGCGACGGCTATTCCAAGGCCTTTGCGAGCGCCGACGTCGCATGGAATGACGGGTATATCGTCGCGGACAAGGTGAACGGCGCACCGCTCGATGAGTCGTGGCCGCTGCGCCTCGTGGGCGACGGCGTCGCCACCGACGGGGCCCTGGGCGGCAAGGCCGTCGGCAATATCGCCGAGATCGAGCTGACCGAGTTTGGCGAACCGACCGAAATTCCGCAGCTCCACATCGTGAAGTACGGTGCGGACGGGCAGACGGTCGCGGACGAGGTCTGGATCGACTACACGGAGATGATGGTGCAGTTCGATGTCATCGGCGACGGTGAGACCCTGCACTCCTACCAGGCCATCACCGGTGACCCGGAGGATATCTGGGGTGTTGACAACGACACGAAGGGCGGCGTCAAGATCTCCAATGCCGTGAAGGGAACAAGGGTCGCCGACCTCGTCGGCCTCGTGGGCGGCATGGGTGTAGGCACCGATATCGTCTTCATCGCGAGTGACGGCTACGAAACCGTCCTGCCCTACACCTCCATCTACCCGACGGCGGAGATCTACGAGCACCAGGGCGATGCGATCATCGCGTGGTATGCCGACGGTGCGTTCGTGCCCGGCTACAAGGACGGCATGCGCCTCTTCTTCATGCCCGAGGACACCATCTACGGCCAGTGGGACATGCACGAGAGCCTGCCCGAGGGGTACTGGCACTACTATTTCCAGTCCTACAGCGCAAGCGACCCGGTCTACGGGCAGTACGCCCCCGGTATCTTCTACCCCTCCTGTGCGGGCACCTCGGCGAAGTACGTAACCGAGATTGCCGTCTATTCGACCGCCGCGGCCGGCTGGGACCTCGAACTTGACGGCACCCGGATCGGCGGGATGACCACGACCGTCGACAAGGCCTACTTCGAGGCGGCGCTCGCCTGCCAGTTCGGTGCGAACCATGATGCGGAGTACACGGACGCGGACGAGAACGTCTGGGCCGGCATGCCGCTCTTCTTCCTGCAGGGCTTCGTCGATGATGCGGACCAGCACTCCGACCATGCGTACAACGAGACCCTTGCCGCGGCCGGCTACGACATCATCGTCGCGGCGTCCGATGGCTACGCCAAGACCTTCGACAGCCGCGACACCATCCGGAGCACCGGCTACCTCGTGGCCAACACGATGAACGGCTACGCCATCCCGGAGGATGATGCGAGCTGGCCGCTCCGGCTCCTCGGTGAGAACGTCTCGAAGAGGGACAACGTGAAGGCGGTCGCCGCCATCGTCCTGAATTACGCGCCGAACGTCACCGCCATCGACGCGCCCACAGCGGCGATGACGGGCGACGACGTGATGCTCACCGCATTCTTCACCGACCCGTATGACACGGACGCGGCGGTCATCGACTGGGGTGACGGGATGAACGACACCGTCAGTGATGTGGCGGGCACCGTCACCGGGTCGCATGCCTACGCGGCGGCCGGCGTCTATACGATCAATGTCACCGTGACCGACAGCATGGGAGCGGAGGACATGATGTCCCATACCATCGAGGTTGCCGAACCCAGCCCCTATGACCGGACGATGGCGCTTCGCGAGTACGTCATCGCACTGGAGCTCCACCAGGGAACGGAGACCTCCCTCCTTGCAAAGCTCGACGCAGCCCTGAAACAGATGGAGAAGAACCCGAAGACCGCGGCGAACATCCTCGGCGCCTTCGTGAACAATGTGGAGGCGCAGGACGGCAAGAAGATCCCGCATGATGCGGCGATGTACATGATCGGCGAGGCGAACGAGATCATCGCGATGCTCATGGAGGACGGAACTGCCCCGATGGGCTTCACCGTCATGCAGCAGAACACCGTTGCATCCGGCACCGCCGTCCAGAGCGGTTCGGGAACGAATGACGACACCGCCGCAACCAACGACGAGAATGCAGAGACGAACAACGACAAGGGCAAGAGCGACAATGGAAATGCGGGCAGGAACGACGATACCGCCGGGGCGAACGACTCGAATGCAGACACGAACAACGACAACGCGGGCGAGAACGACGACAACGACAACGACAACGACAATGGCAATGCCGGGAACAATGGCAACCATTCAGGACAGACGAAAGAGAAGAGCAACAACGGAAACGGGAAGAAATAA
- a CDS encoding dodecin family protein, whose product MYEAGEVHVAKVLELIGSSPKGWDDAAANAVREAAKSVHDIKGVYLKECTAKVDGDTIVEYRAVVKVTFVVERGS is encoded by the coding sequence ATGTATGAAGCAGGCGAGGTCCACGTGGCCAAAGTGCTGGAACTGATCGGCAGCTCCCCGAAGGGATGGGACGATGCCGCCGCCAATGCCGTCCGGGAGGCGGCGAAATCCGTCCACGACATCAAGGGCGTCTACCTGAAGGAGTGCACCGCGAAGGTGGACGGCGACACAATTGTCGAGTACCGTGCCGTGGTGAAGGTGACCTTCGTCGTGGAACGGGGGAGCTAA
- a CDS encoding phosphotransferase family protein, with protein MERFEAILEQVCASTGCTQVTKIERGYSFDHKYRLHGGDGRDYLLRITPLAEGEDRAAKEDEYHLIEEVGRYSAFVPRAYQFGVSGDERLCYMLLDYMEGVDGEEALPAMSPDEQYRLGLDAGRELLNVHRMAAPATIGPWRERFAAKYARKCAVFEAMQLPCGPVDKDRLAASIADNERFLTCPKQSFLHDDYHPANLIVADGRLTGIIDFNRHDWGDPVHDFVKLAYFSRAVSIPFAAGQIDGYAGVKVPEVFWKKYALYAAMTVIPDIVWSHWYAETADAPEQIDYMWERVEQVWRDHDGFTEDIPRWYREYRPTASR; from the coding sequence ATGGAACGCTTTGAGGCCATTTTAGAGCAGGTGTGTGCGTCGACCGGGTGCACGCAGGTGACGAAGATCGAGCGGGGCTATTCGTTCGATCACAAGTACCGGCTCCATGGAGGAGACGGGAGGGACTATCTCCTTCGAATCACGCCGCTCGCAGAGGGGGAGGACCGGGCCGCCAAGGAAGACGAGTATCACCTGATCGAAGAGGTCGGCAGGTACTCCGCATTCGTGCCACGGGCGTACCAGTTCGGGGTATCCGGCGACGAGCGCCTCTGCTATATGCTCCTTGATTACATGGAGGGGGTGGACGGGGAGGAGGCGCTGCCCGCCATGAGCCCTGACGAGCAGTACCGGCTGGGCCTCGATGCGGGCCGCGAGCTTTTAAACGTGCACCGGATGGCGGCCCCCGCCACCATCGGTCCCTGGCGGGAACGGTTCGCTGCAAAGTATGCCCGGAAGTGCGCCGTCTTCGAGGCGATGCAGCTCCCGTGCGGACCTGTCGATAAGGACCGCCTCGCCGCCTCGATCGCCGACAATGAGCGGTTCCTGACCTGCCCGAAACAGTCGTTCCTGCACGACGACTACCACCCGGCAAATCTCATCGTCGCAGACGGCAGGCTTACGGGCATCATCGACTTCAACCGGCATGACTGGGGCGACCCGGTGCATGACTTCGTGAAGCTTGCCTACTTCTCCCGTGCGGTGAGCATCCCCTTTGCCGCCGGGCAGATCGACGGGTATGCGGGCGTGAAGGTCCCCGAAGTATTCTGGAAAAAATATGCCCTCTACGCAGCCATGACTGTCATCCCGGACATCGTCTGGTCACACTGGTACGCGGAGACGGCGGATGCGCCCGAGCAGATCGACTACATGTGGGAGCGGGTGGAGCAGGTCTGGCGTGACCATGACGGCTTCACGGAGGATATCCCGCGGTGGTACAGGGAATACCGGCCGACTGCATCGCGTTAA
- a CDS encoding cation-translocating P-type ATPase, translating to MDGELPPHAQDIESVQASLATSYEGLSDGEARRRLDLYGKNVLEEEEISRFRIFLQQFRNFLIYILFAAAVISLFAGDVKDFAVIIALILVNGIIGYWQELKAETSIRALKKLTESTASVVRDGRTVEIPSSEIAVGDVVLLAEGDLVTADIRLFESVGLAADESAMTGESIPVSKDHGAVLDPDARAYELVNSLLSGTTVVRGSGKGFVVRTGHDTYLAKIAQRAQETSSESPFTRAIGHFSVRYAVLIIVLLVLVGMVAFLQGRDLIGIAYLMVAELVSAVPEGLPLVVTMVMVVGALALSRKQTLTRHLPSVETLGSATVIASDKTGTITEGRLAVQDSYAVDQRALTLAAALCNDAGEGSGDPIDVALSRWVDGYAGVRKRHPRTWTFPFDTAMKLMATANEVDGATRFFIKGAFEELARHAGNRDDLEDLKVRLDAMAGGGLRVLAFGAGDWRGEDPDAWRYDIVGLVGFMDPPKDGVRESVLTARRAGIHVMMITGDYPLTARSVAGEVAIWRKGDSVLTGSDIASMDDEELAAALERATVLARVLPEHKYRVVRVLQDRGEIVAVSGDGVNDVPALKAADLGIAMGSGTEAAKSAARMVILDNNLRVIVHAIRNGRVIVDNVRKVIYYLLSTAISEIVLISTAIFAGLPLPLLPIQILWINLVTDGVQDKTFPFIKEEGDVMNRPPKPPALQFFERRQITRILIFGLVMGVASFLVFEHLVDRLPYESANAIIFTAFVVFQWCNGIQAQKEHEPFFMNIRRSLTINPLIYLSVLIGLALQLAAIYAVPSWFNAVPLAAEHWAYVALLCVVAFAVVETIKWAEYLTERAAEPAD from the coding sequence ATGGACGGTGAACTCCCCCCGCATGCACAGGACATCGAGTCGGTACAGGCATCCCTCGCCACGTCGTATGAGGGGCTTTCCGACGGGGAGGCACGCCGGAGGCTGGACCTCTATGGCAAAAACGTCCTCGAAGAGGAGGAGATCAGCCGGTTTCGCATCTTTCTTCAGCAGTTCCGCAACTTTCTCATCTACATCCTCTTCGCCGCTGCCGTCATCTCGCTCTTCGCCGGGGACGTCAAGGATTTCGCCGTCATCATCGCGTTGATTCTGGTCAACGGCATCATCGGCTACTGGCAGGAACTGAAGGCGGAGACCTCGATCCGCGCCTTAAAAAAGCTCACCGAGAGCACCGCATCGGTGGTCCGGGACGGGCGGACGGTCGAAATTCCGTCCTCTGAGATCGCGGTCGGCGACGTCGTGCTTCTCGCCGAAGGGGATCTCGTCACCGCGGATATCCGGCTCTTCGAGAGCGTCGGCCTCGCTGCCGATGAGTCTGCGATGACCGGGGAGTCCATCCCGGTCTCCAAGGACCACGGGGCCGTCCTCGACCCCGATGCCCGGGCCTACGAGCTCGTCAACAGCCTCCTCTCCGGGACGACCGTCGTCCGGGGCTCCGGGAAAGGATTTGTCGTGCGCACGGGGCACGACACCTATCTCGCCAAGATCGCGCAGAGGGCACAGGAAACCTCCTCGGAAAGCCCGTTCACCCGGGCAATCGGCCACTTTTCGGTGCGCTACGCCGTCCTGATCATCGTCCTCCTCGTGCTCGTGGGCATGGTCGCCTTCCTGCAGGGGAGGGATCTCATCGGGATCGCGTACCTCATGGTGGCCGAGCTGGTCTCCGCGGTACCGGAAGGGCTGCCGCTGGTGGTCACGATGGTGATGGTGGTCGGTGCGCTGGCATTGAGCAGGAAACAGACCCTGACCCGGCACCTCCCCTCGGTGGAGACGCTCGGCAGCGCCACGGTGATTGCATCGGACAAGACCGGGACGATCACCGAAGGGCGGCTTGCCGTGCAGGATTCCTATGCCGTCGACCAACGGGCCCTCACCCTCGCCGCCGCCCTCTGCAACGATGCCGGCGAGGGGTCGGGCGACCCGATCGACGTCGCGCTCTCGCGGTGGGTGGACGGGTATGCCGGGGTCCGCAAGCGGCATCCCCGCACGTGGACGTTCCCCTTCGACACCGCGATGAAGCTGATGGCGACCGCGAACGAGGTGGACGGGGCGACCCGGTTCTTCATCAAGGGGGCGTTTGAGGAGCTGGCACGGCACGCCGGGAACCGGGACGACCTTGAGGACCTCAAGGTCCGCCTTGACGCCATGGCCGGCGGCGGGCTGCGGGTGCTGGCGTTCGGCGCGGGGGACTGGCGGGGCGAAGATCCCGATGCGTGGCGGTACGACATCGTCGGGCTCGTCGGCTTCATGGACCCCCCCAAGGACGGCGTCCGGGAATCGGTGCTCACCGCCCGCAGGGCGGGCATCCACGTGATGATGATCACTGGCGATTACCCCCTGACGGCACGGTCGGTCGCCGGGGAGGTGGCTATCTGGAGGAAGGGGGATTCGGTCCTGACCGGGAGCGATATCGCGTCCATGGACGACGAGGAGCTTGCGGCAGCATTGGAGAGGGCGACGGTTCTTGCCCGCGTGCTCCCCGAGCATAAGTACCGGGTGGTGCGGGTCCTGCAGGACCGCGGCGAGATCGTCGCGGTGAGCGGGGATGGCGTAAACGACGTCCCTGCCCTGAAGGCGGCGGACTTGGGGATTGCGATGGGGTCGGGGACCGAAGCGGCAAAGAGCGCCGCGAGGATGGTGATCCTCGACAACAACCTGCGGGTGATCGTCCACGCCATCAGGAACGGCCGGGTGATCGTCGACAACGTGCGCAAGGTGATCTACTACCTCCTCTCCACCGCCATCTCCGAGATCGTGCTCATCAGCACCGCGATCTTTGCCGGGCTCCCCCTCCCGCTCCTCCCCATCCAGATCCTCTGGATCAACCTGGTCACGGACGGCGTCCAGGACAAGACGTTTCCCTTCATTAAGGAGGAGGGAGACGTCATGAACCGTCCGCCCAAACCGCCCGCCCTGCAGTTCTTCGAACGCCGCCAGATCACGCGGATTTTGATCTTCGGGCTCGTGATGGGCGTGGCAAGTTTTCTGGTATTCGAACACCTCGTCGACCGGCTCCCCTACGAGAGTGCCAATGCGATCATCTTCACTGCGTTCGTGGTGTTCCAGTGGTGCAACGGCATCCAGGCGCAGAAAGAGCACGAACCGTTCTTCATGAACATCCGGCGCAGCCTGACGATCAACCCGCTCATCTACCTCAGCGTTCTCATCGGGCTCGCATTGCAGCTGGCCGCGATCTATGCGGTGCCCTCCTGGTTCAATGCCGTACCCCTCGCAGCGGAGCACTGGGCCTACGTCGCCCTCCTCTGCGTTGTGGCATTCGCCGTGGTGGAGACGATCAAGTGGGCGGAGTATCTGACCGAACGGGCGGCAGAGCCCGCGGATTAA
- a CDS encoding Xaa-Pro peptidase family protein: MPSLDEAMEAAGAAAFVMYANSADPNFRYLTGFVTGDPMFYIKKRGEAGTLVVPQMEAGRAKGEANCQIITRGEARYFEFLEEEQDARRAAARMVYELAGGGILVPGTFPLAIARAYEAFAAVTPESGILDTMRAVKTPRELDAIRAAQAVTNEVMGFAAGIIRDAAIAPGGELMWDGDPLTSEALRREMHCRLLRQGYAAHDTIISCGPETAQPHNTGSGTLREHEPIVIDVFPRNEATGYYADMSRTFVRGEPTEEVVSLYEAVRDGQTLAEGMIRPGITGAAVHGAVVDLFTERGFATGTEGFIHSLGHGVGLAIHEDPYLSPRGDTELLPGHVVTVEPGLYYTGIGGVRLEDMGVVTKDGFEVFTDYERILIL; the protein is encoded by the coding sequence ATGCCTTCCCTTGACGAGGCGATGGAGGCGGCAGGAGCGGCCGCCTTCGTCATGTACGCCAACTCCGCTGATCCGAATTTCAGGTACCTGACGGGGTTTGTCACCGGCGACCCCATGTTCTATATCAAAAAGCGGGGGGAGGCAGGGACGCTCGTCGTCCCACAGATGGAGGCGGGCCGGGCGAAGGGTGAGGCGAACTGCCAGATTATCACCCGCGGCGAGGCCCGCTACTTCGAGTTCCTCGAGGAGGAGCAGGACGCACGGCGGGCCGCGGCCCGGATGGTGTACGAGCTTGCGGGCGGGGGCATCCTCGTCCCGGGGACGTTTCCGCTCGCCATCGCCCGTGCGTACGAAGCCTTTGCGGCGGTGACGCCGGAGTCCGGCATCCTCGATACGATGCGGGCGGTCAAGACCCCGCGGGAGCTGGACGCCATCCGGGCGGCGCAGGCGGTCACAAACGAGGTGATGGGATTTGCGGCGGGCATCATCAGGGATGCCGCCATCGCCCCCGGCGGTGAACTCATGTGGGACGGCGATCCCCTCACCTCCGAGGCCCTGCGCCGGGAGATGCACTGCCGGCTCCTTCGGCAGGGGTATGCGGCGCATGATACGATTATCTCCTGCGGGCCCGAGACGGCCCAGCCGCACAATACCGGGTCGGGGACGCTCCGTGAACACGAGCCCATCGTCATCGACGTCTTCCCGCGAAACGAGGCGACGGGGTACTATGCGGACATGAGCCGGACCTTCGTGCGGGGCGAACCGACCGAGGAGGTCGTCAGTCTCTACGAGGCGGTCCGCGACGGCCAGACCCTCGCCGAGGGGATGATTCGCCCCGGCATCACCGGCGCCGCGGTGCACGGGGCGGTCGTCGACCTCTTCACGGAGCGGGGCTTTGCGACCGGGACCGAGGGGTTCATCCACAGCCTCGGCCACGGCGTCGGCCTTGCGATACACGAAGACCCCTACCTCTCCCCCCGCGGGGATACGGAGCTCCTCCCCGGCCACGTGGTCACGGTCGAACCGGGCCTCTACTACACGGGTATCGGCGGGGTGCGGCTCGAGGATATGGGTGTTGTGACAAAAGACGGCTTTGAGGTCTTCACCGACTACGAACGAATACTGATACTGTGA